The following proteins come from a genomic window of Castor canadensis chromosome 17, mCasCan1.hap1v2, whole genome shotgun sequence:
- the Zg16b gene encoding pancreatic adenocarcinoma up-regulated factor — translation MLLLLTLALLGSTSSLPRKFYGSTCGTYFCTTSSSGDDLKGLRISRNAVGRLLNIQAKYGNCWGPMYGVRGGNSLQFELWSDEFITSIQGSSLVNVRNVIVTTDEGRNYWFGKTVGEEFSDFPYKRGQVLKGICGFYDLAGIKNLGFEWGDPQVNSTNTQCYNQ, via the exons atgctGCTACTGCTGACTCTTGCTCTCCTGGGGAGCACTAGCAGCCTGCCAAGGA AGTTCTATGGATCTACGTGCGGCACCTACTTCTGTACCACCTCATCCAGTGGCGATGACCTGAAGGGGCTTCGGATATCCAGAAATGCTGTGGGCCGGCTTTTAAA CATCCAGGCAAAATATGGGAACTGCTGGGGTCCCATGTACGGTGTTCGAGGTGGGAACAGCCTACAGTTCGAGCTGTGGTCTGATGAATTCATCACCTCCATCCAAGGCTCAAGCCTAGTGAATGTGCGGAATGTGATTGTGACGACCGACGAGGGACGTAATTACTGGTTTGGGAAGACCGTCGGAGAGGAGTTTTCTGACTTCCCCTACAAAAGAGGCCAGGTGCTCAAGGGCATCTGTGGCTTTTATGACCTCGCCGGCATAAAGAACCTTGGCTTTGAGTGGGGTGATCCCCAAGTGAACTCAACCAATACACAATGTTACAACCAATAA
- the LOC109698679 gene encoding prostatic spermine-binding protein-like, producing MLLFLAVVVLTSTPCRAQEVNGPGGGSYFYIKGEEQGEIQGIRVFVGVLGLIKGIQLRFGSHWSPRYGAPGGRAEEFLLQEGERVTAVHGSARACVWHLRWITSRGREAAFGHPAGLAFSGHAPTRDQQLLTVNGQHQLFCLSAIGFKWGSAPARKSTPAPIPAPTPASTPAPIPAPTPASTPAPIPPSIQEPIPPSIPPSAPAPPVVPTTRPRPVQGWVGAAPAASSGAGPASSPSAPSWLQSALALQGW from the exons ATGCTGCTGTTTCTAGCCGTGGTCGTCCTCACCAGTACCCCCTGCAGAGCCCAGG AGGTGAATGGGCCAGGCGGTGGCTCCTACTTCTACATCAAAGGTGAAGAGCAGGGGGAGATCCAGGGCATCCGGGTCTTCGTGGGGGTCCTGGGCCTCATCAAAGG CATCCAGCTGCGGTTCGGCTCGCACTGGAGCCCGCGCTACGGCGCGCCCGGCGGCCGCGCGGAGGAGTTCCTGCTGCAGGAGGGCGAGCGCGTGACCGCGGTGCACGGCAGCGCGCGCGCCTGCGTGTGGCACCTGCGCTGGATCACCAGCAGGGGGCGCGAGGCCGCCTTCGGGCACCCGGCGGGCCTGGCGTTCAGCGGCCACGCTCCGACCCGCGACCAGCAGCTCCTGACGGTCAACGGCCAGCACCAGCTCTTCTGCCTCTCGGCGATCGGCTTCAAATGGGGGTCCGCCCCAGCGAGGAAGTCCACCCCGGCGCCCATCCCGGCGCCCACCCCGGCGTCCACCCCGGCGCCCATCCCGGCGCCCACCCCGGCGTCCACCCCGGCGCCCATCCCGCCGTCCATCCAGGAGCCCATCCCGCCGTCCATCCCGCCGTCCGCCCCGGCGCCCCCTGTAGTGCCGACGACCCGCCCACGGCCTGTCCAGGGCTGGGTTGGTGCAGCGCCGGCTGCGAGCTCCGGAGCGGGTCCAGCGTCCTCGCCCAGCGCGCCCTCCTGGCTGCAAAGTGCGCTCGCCTTGCAGGGCTGGTAG